In Zingiber officinale cultivar Zhangliang chromosome 6A, Zo_v1.1, whole genome shotgun sequence, a single genomic region encodes these proteins:
- the LOC121998539 gene encoding 9-cis-epoxycarotenoid dioxygenase, chloroplastic-like — translation MELLCFSCSPFDQFKSSNISCTVQSSTTGSDIAMSSSALRYAAAAATAVNPTVEIRHFGPQLGATSVNVAKKQAAASARCSSSGSFPELVREEGQLMKAGAAGPDWNLLQRLAAAALDLVERSLVCNLLERGCPLPETADPTVQLAGNFAPVAERPPCRDLPVEGRIPPDLDGVYVRNGANPLFEPLAGHHFFDGDGMVHAVQLRDGRAGYACRFTETERLRQERVIGKPVFPKAVGELHGHSGIARLLLFYARGLFGLVDVSRGSGLANAGLVYFNRRLLAMSEDDVPYHVRVTTAGDLETVGRCDFDGQLRGSMIAHPKIDPATGELFGLSYEFVRKPYLKYFYISSDGRKSTDVAIPLDQPTMTHDFTITERHVVIPDQQVVFKLQELLRGGSPVVYDPSKTARFGVLPKYSADASELRWVDVPDCFCFHLWNAWEEPAAGEVVVIGSCMTPAVAVFNDSCESLQCVLSEIRLNLHTGKSSRRPILSPADQVNLETGTVNRNLLGRKTQFAYLAIAEPWPKLSGFAKVNLFTGEVKKFIFGECQYGGEPYFVPAQDDADAGEDHGHVLCFAHDERTSESKLTIVDGATMELEATVKMPSRVPYGFHGTFINSLELESQA, via the coding sequence ATGGAATTACTCTGTTTTTCTTGTTCCCCGTTCGACCAATTCAAATCAAGCAACATTTCTTGCACCGTCCAAAGTTCGACTACTGGTTCCGACATAGCCATGTCTTCCTCTGCTCTACGCTACGCTGCTGCCGCCGCTACTGCTGTCAATCCGACCGTCGAGATTCGCCATTTCGGTCCGCAATTGGGTGCCACTTCAGTGAACGTGGCTAAAAAGCAGGCGGCGGCGTCTGCGCGCTGCTCTTCCTCTGGTTCCTTTCCGGAGTTGGTCCGCGAGGAAGGACAGCTCATGAAGGCCGGGGCCGCCGGGCCCGACTGGAACTTGCTCCAGCGCCTCGCCGCCGCGGCGCTTGACCTTGTTGAGCGTTCTTTGGTGTGTAATCTGCTCGAGCGGGGCTGCCCGCTGCCCGAGACTGCCGACCCCACCGTCCAGCTCGCCGGTAACTTCGCGCCCGTCGCCGAGAGACCGCCGTGCCGCGATCTTCCCGTGGAAGGTCGCATCCCGCCGGACCTTGACGGGGTTTACGTCCGCAACGGGGCGAATCCCCTGTTCGAGCCCCTCGCCGGTCACCACTTCTTCGACGGCGACGGGATGGTGCACGCGGTTCAGCTCCGTGACGGCCGCGCCGGCTACGCGTGCCGGTTCACTGAGACGGAGCGGCTCCGGCAGGAGCGCGTCATCGGGAAGCCGGTCTTCCCCAAGGCCGTCGGCGAGCTCCACGGCCACTCGGGCATCGCTCGACTGCTGCTCTTCTACGCTCGTGGCCTCTTCGGCCTCGTCGACGTCAGCCGGGGATCGGGCCTCGCCAACGCTGGCCTTGTCTACTTCAACCGTCGCCTTTTGGCCATGTCCGAGGATGACGTGCCGTACCACGTGCGCGTCACCACCGCCGGCGACCTCGAAACGGTGGGCCGATGCGATTTCGACGGCCAGCTCCGAGGCTCCATGATCGCGCATCCAAAGATCGACCCGGCGACCGGCGAGCTCTTCGGTCTCAGCTATGAGTTCGTCCGGAAGCCGTACCTCAAGTACTTCTACATCTCCTCCGACGGCCGGAAGTCAACTGACGTGGCCATTCCCCTCGACCAGCCGACCATGACGCACGACTTCACCATCACCGAGCGCCACGTGGTTATCCCGGACCAGCAGGTGGTCTTCAAACTCCAGGAGTTGCTGCGCGGTGGCTCGCCGGTGGTGTACGACCCGAGCAAGACAGCCCGGTTCGGCGTTCTCCCCAAGTACTCCGCCGACGCCTCTGAGCTCCGATGGGTCGACGTCCCCGACTGCTTTTGTTTCCACCTGTGGAATGCGTGGGAGGAGCCGGCCGCCGGCGAGGTGGTTGTAATCGGTTCCTGCATGACTCCGGCCGTCGCCGTCTTCAACGACTCCTGCGAGAGCCTCCAGTGCGTGCTCTCCGAGATACGGCTTAACCTCCACACCGGCAAGTCGAGTCGCCGGCCCATCCTCTCCCCGGCCGACCAGGTGAACCTAGAAACCGGAACGGTCAACCGGAATCTTCTCGGGAGGAAGACCCAATTCGCCTACCTCGCCATCGCAGAGCCCTGGCCAAAACTCTCCGGGTTCGCTAAGGTCAACCTCTTCACCGGCgaggtcaagaaattcatcttcGGGGAGTGCCAGTACGGCGGCGAGCCGTACTTCGTGCCGGCGCAGGACGACGCTGACGCCGGCGAAGACCACGGCCACGTGCTCTGCTTCGCGCATGACGAGAGGACGTCGGAGTCCAAGCTGACGATAGTCGACGGCGCCACGATGGAACTCGAAGCTACCGTGAAGATGCCGTCGCGCGTACCCTACGGCTTCCACGGCACCTTCATCAATTCCCTGGAATTGGAGTCACAGGCTTAA